A window of the Polaribacter sp. HaHaR_3_91 genome harbors these coding sequences:
- a CDS encoding Lrp/AsnC family transcriptional regulator, producing MKKFILDEIDHQILDVLIENARTPFTDIAKQLLVSAGTIHVRVKKMEDEGIIQGSTLTLNYEKMGYSFIAHVGVYLEKTSMTQNVIADLRNIPNVTVAYVTAGKYNIFCKVRAKGTNDAKDIIYRIDDIPGVNRTETMIALEESINDKKRMMHEIFQQL from the coding sequence ATGAAAAAATTTATATTAGACGAAATTGATCATCAGATTTTAGATGTGTTAATTGAAAACGCAAGGACTCCTTTTACCGATATTGCAAAACAACTATTAGTATCTGCAGGTACCATTCACGTACGTGTAAAAAAGATGGAAGATGAGGGTATTATTCAAGGATCTACGCTTACTTTAAACTATGAGAAAATGGGGTATTCTTTCATAGCACATGTAGGTGTGTATCTAGAAAAAACCTCTATGACTCAGAATGTTATTGCAGATTTAAGAAACATTCCTAATGTTACTGTAGCTTATGTAACTGCTGGCAAATACAATATTTTTTGTAAAGTAAGAGCAAAAGGTACTAACGATGCAAAAGATATTATTTACAGAATAGACGATATTCCTGGAGTAAATAGAACAGAAACAATGATTGCTTTAGAAGAAAGCATCAATGATAAAAAAAGAATGATGCACGAAATTTTTCAACAATTGTAA
- a CDS encoding CPXCG motif-containing cysteine-rich protein — protein MEVEHFFQCPHCWEEISMILDQSVYQQTYIEDCEVCCNPIEITPIFEEGELTSFSAQSIDQ, from the coding sequence GTGGAAGTAGAGCATTTTTTTCAATGTCCACATTGTTGGGAAGAAATATCAATGATTTTAGACCAAAGCGTCTACCAGCAAACCTACATAGAAGATTGCGAAGTTTGTTGTAATCCTATAGAAATTACACCAATTTTTGAAGAAGGAGAATTGACTAGTTTTAGTGCACAATCTATAGATCAATAA
- a CDS encoding NADP-dependent oxidoreductase, with amino-acid sequence MNNKQITLKNRPIGTPDKNTWQFEENPIPALEEGEILIQQHYISLDPAMRGWMNDTKSYIPPVALDSVMRAGAIGKVINNNNNPNFQIGDCVSGWGGVQQYVVSNGEGCFKVDEKLAPMPAYLGILGMPGMTAYFGILEVANVKEGDIVLVSGAAGAVGSIVGQIAKIKGCRVIGIAGGKEKCDYIVNELGFDAAIDYKSENIYTALKQKCPKGIDVYFDNVGGKILDAALSKLRMKATVVICGAISQYNNKSKVAGPSNYLSLLVTRSTMKGMVVMDYTKDFGKAAKQMALWLKEGKLKSREDIYEGIENFQETYNRLFSGDKKGKLVLKVIE; translated from the coding sequence ATGAACAACAAACAAATCACTTTAAAAAACCGTCCGATAGGAACACCTGACAAAAATACTTGGCAATTTGAAGAAAATCCAATTCCGGCTTTAGAGGAAGGAGAAATTTTAATTCAGCAACATTATATTTCTCTAGACCCAGCAATGCGTGGTTGGATGAACGATACCAAATCTTACATTCCACCAGTAGCATTAGATAGTGTTATGAGAGCCGGTGCTATTGGTAAAGTAATCAACAACAATAACAATCCTAATTTTCAAATTGGCGATTGTGTTTCTGGTTGGGGAGGCGTACAGCAATATGTTGTTTCAAATGGTGAAGGCTGTTTTAAGGTAGATGAAAAATTAGCTCCAATGCCAGCGTATCTCGGTATCTTAGGTATGCCCGGAATGACTGCTTATTTTGGTATTTTAGAAGTAGCGAATGTAAAAGAAGGAGACATTGTATTAGTTTCAGGCGCTGCAGGTGCTGTTGGTAGTATTGTTGGGCAGATTGCAAAAATTAAAGGATGTAGAGTTATTGGTATTGCTGGTGGTAAAGAAAAATGTGATTATATTGTAAATGAACTAGGTTTTGATGCCGCAATCGACTATAAGTCCGAAAACATTTACACTGCTTTAAAACAAAAATGCCCAAAAGGAATTGATGTTTATTTTGACAACGTAGGCGGAAAAATTTTGGACGCCGCTTTAAGCAAGCTGCGCATGAAAGCAACCGTAGTAATTTGTGGAGCAATTTCTCAATACAACAACAAATCTAAAGTAGCCGGACCAAGTAATTATCTGTCTTTACTAGTTACACGTTCTACAATGAAAGGTATGGTTGTTATGGATTATACAAAAGATTTTGGCAAAGCAGCAAAGCAAATGGCACTTTGGTTAAAAGAAGGTAAATTAAAGTCTCGTGAAGATATCTATGAGGGTATTGAAAATTTTCAAGAAACCTATAACAGACTATTTTCTGGAGATAAAAAAGGTAAATTAGTGCTAAAAGTAATAGAATAG